The sequence CAGCGGATCGTTGACGCTCACGGTCTTCTTCGCGAGTTGGCGGCCCACGGCGTCGAGCACCACCAATTCCGACCGGAAATCCTTCGGCTCCGTGTCCTTGGCTTTGTAGATGACGCCGATGCTCCGGTCGAAGAAGGTCTCCGGCCTGGGCAGGCCGTCGGGACCGAGGGCGTCCAGCCATTTTTCTTCGCTCCGGCCGGAGCCCGGATCCCAGATTTTCACCCTCAGCACGGGCCGTTCGAATTTGAGCGCCTCCTTGGGATCTGGATGGGGCACGAAGGCCGGGATATAGTCCGCATGGTCCAGGGCGGCCACGGCCGTGGCTGAAAGGCCTTGCTCCACGATGAACGGCTTGTTGAGCTGGAGCGGCGCGGAGCGGACCACGCGGCCCTGCTCCACCAGACGGATGGCGCGGTCCTCGCGGGTGAACACCACGAACCGCGACTGCCGTTCCTCCCCTTCGCGCACATAGGACAACCGGAGCCCTTTGGGCAGATTGGGACCGTTGAGCTGGTCCGAGAGCCGCGGATTCCTGGCGCTCAGCAACACGCGGCGGGCGGGGGTCCCAGGCACGCGAAGCGTCAATTCCAGCCAGGGTTCCACCGGGTTCTGGCTGCGGCTGGTGGCCCGGGGGGCGCCAGCCTTGTCCTTCTCCACGGCGAAGTCGGGGTAGTACTTCTCCACCTTCAGGCTGAAAGCCGGAAAGTCCCAGGTGGCGCCGACCTTGGCTTCCTTCTGCGCGGCCATGCCCTGGTAGGCGAGCAGGACCTTTTCCGCCTGCGGCGCCTTGGGTTTCAGCCGCTCCAGGAGATCCGCGGACCAGCGGTCTTTGTACACAACCGCGAAGCGTCCGCCGGGTTCATCGCGGCGCGCGGCCTGCTCACGGCGGGAGAAGAGATCCCCGATGACCGGCTGCGGCTCGCCGATGCCCAGCATCACCCGGAGGGCTGGGTTCTCCGGGGCGTTTGGATTGTCGACGAATTCACCGGCGTCCAGGGCGTTCGGGATGGACTGCTCCACCGAGAAGCGGAGCTTCGAGAGGGGCAGGCGGGCATGGACGCCCGGCTTCACTTCGTAGGCCTTCGGATTCTTTTCAAACCCGCCCTTCCCATCCGGTTGGACGAACGCGTAGAGCTTGAATTCCGGGGCGTGCTGTTCAACCGTGAATTGATCGAGCTGGAGGCGGAATCCGGGAAGCGGGTAGGGTTTTCCAGGATCCGGCCGCATGTGCTTCATCTTGTAGAACGTGTTCGTGGGCTCTCCGGCTCTCAGCTCGTTGAAGGCACGCACATGGCTGAACCGGCCCCAAAGGGCGCCCAGGAGGATCACCGTGGTGGAGACGTGGACCAGCAGGAAGCCGATGCGATGGGCTGGGTAGGGCCGCCGTTTCCAGGCCACCGCCAGCATCGAGAGGGCGAGCAGGGAAAGCAGGGCGTAGAACCAGAGGCTGTGGTAGAGATCCGCGGAATGGGTCCAGGCGATGAGTTTGCGGACCGATGGCCCATAGAACCGCGCATAGAAATCCGGCGTCTCATCCTGGACCACCACGGTCCCCAGGACCACGGCCAGGGCCATGCAGCACATCTGGCTCACGGCAAAGGGCACCGACGTGAGGAGCTGGTAGAACCCGTCGCGGCGGACGAGGAAAGCCGCGCCGTAAATGGCGGCCGCGAAGGCCATGAAGGCCGCCACCTGCTGCCTGGCGCTGAAACCCTTCAGGTCGAGCAGGCTCTGCACCGCCATCCAGGCGATGATCCAACCAAGCAAGGCGAGGAGCTGCGATCTTGAATTCTGGTGAAACGGCTTGGAGGTTGTGGTTTCACTTGGGGCAGGCCGGGCTTCAGTCATGCGTTTCAGCTTTCACAAACGGCCTAGATCAGGGCCAGCAGCCCCAGAAGGTAGAAGCTCAGCTCCACGCGCATCTCGAAACGGGGTTTTCCGGTGGAGAAGCGCTCGTGGTAGTACCAGAGATAGAGCAGCGGATAGGCGGCGCACGCGCCGAGGATCACCGCGATGGCCAGGGGATGCACGTGGCTGTGGTTGGCGAAGGTGAACCAGAGGGATCCACTCAGGCCGATGGCCAGCAGAAGGATGAGCACCATCTTGGCCCTGGGCTTGCCCAGCAGGATGGGCAGGGTCTCCCCTGCCGAGCACCTGGTCGTTTTGCATGTCGCGGATGTCGTAGATCACCGTGCGCGCATAGACGAGCACCGTCACGAGGCCCAGCGCCACCAGAGCCTTCGCGTCCCAGGTCCAGGGCCAGAAGGAGTGGCCTTTTTGCCACACGGGAAGGGCGATGGCGACCACGCCCAGGGCCATGGCCACCAGCACGTCCTTGGACCCCGGGATGGAGCGCAGGCTCCAACGCTTGCCGCCGAAGGGGAGCTCGACCTTGTACATAAGGCCCAGCAGGCTCGCGCCGAACACCACCAGCAGCGGGCGGATGCCGATGGAGGCGGCGGTGGCGAGCGCCACCAGCAGCGACGCCAGCGCCGTGGCGATCAGGGTCCTGCGGTTGCGTTCTAGGAACCGAGCGCGGCCTGGTCCCTTGGTGCCGAGGCCCATGGGATCCAGGAACGGCGTGAGCAGATACATGGCGAGCAGGTAGGTGCCGGTGATGATCGGATAGCGCCAGCTCAAGCCCAGGCCCATCCAGACATGGACGCCCAGGGTCATGAGCGCCGCGCCGATGGCCATCATCAGCGGAGTGCCGAAGGCCACGAACATGAAGCGGGTGAACCGGCTCGGCGCGTCGCCGAGCTGTTCCAGGGTGTCCACGACTTCGTCCACCAGCCAGGTGGGCGTGGAGGCGCCTGCGAGGACCCCCACGGTTTCGTTGCCTTTGAACTGCGTCAGATCCAACTCCGAAGCGGTTTCAACGTATTGGACAGGCTTGCCATAATGCGCCGCGAGCTCGGCCAGGTGCTTTGTGTTGCTCGAAGCTTTGCCGCCCACGACGATGACGTAATCCACTGCCTGGGCGAGGGTCTTGGCCTCGTCCTGGCGCATCCAGGTGTCCTCGCAGATGGTGTTTTCCAGGATGCAGTCCCCGGAGCGTTCGCGGATGTATTCGGTGATTTCGAGGTAGTCCTTCACGGTGAAGGTGGTCTGGGCCACCACCAGGACTTTTTTCAGCTCCTCGGGGCTCAGCTCCATCGCCTGTCCGAGATTGGCGACGATCTTGGAGCCGTGCTCGGCGAAGCTGCGGTGGGCGATGCTTTCCGCGTGGCCGTGGCTGCCGAGGATCACCGTGAAATAGCCCTTGGGGCTCCACTTCTTGATCTTGTTGTGGACTTTGGCGACCTCGGGGCAGGTGGCGTTGACGATCTTGATCTCGCCGGCTTTCTGGCGGTCCTTGAGGCCCCGCAGATCCTGGATCGGAATGCCGTGGGCGCGGATCACCACGGTGCCCCGGTCCACCTGGTCCGGCGATTCCGCGACCGCCACACCTCGCTTGCCGATGAGTTCCAGGGCCTGGGGGTTGTGGATGATCGGGCCGAGGGTCTGCACATTCTTCTGACCGCTGTTCGAGGCCTCCAGGACCGCGTCCATGGCGCGCTTGACCCCCCAACAGAACCCAGCGGTTTTAGCGACGATCACCTTCATCGGTTGCCTTTCCTGACTAATCCGGTCGGACAATCCAGAATAGCCTCAAAAGGCGAGTCCCGCTCAGTTGCGTGCATTCAGAGGAGCCGGATCCGGTCCCCGGCAACCTCGATGACCCCCTGTCCACGGAGCTGCTTCAGCAGTCTGGACAGGGTTTCGGGAGCCATGCCCAACTGGGCCGCCAGGATCTTTTTGGGCACCTTCAGGTGGAATGCGCCGTCCGGCGCATGTTTGGCGGCATCCTCGATCCAGCGCCTGAGCCGCCCGGCCGCATCCTGGCCGCTGAGTTGCTGCACCTGGAAAGTCAGGCGGTGATGCCAGGCGGCCAGCCCTTCCATGACCTTGAGGCTGAGGTCCGGGTCCTCCCGCAGGAGCGCGAGAAAGGGGTCTTTCGGGAAATAGGCCAGCAGGGTGGCTTCCAGCGCTTCGGCGGTGGCGGGGAAGATGCCGCCGGAAAACATGGCGGCCTCCGCGAAACTGAATCCGGACCGCACCACGCTGAGGGTGGTTTCGCCGCCGGCTCTTTGTCCGGTCCGGAACAGGCGGATCTGGCCTTCCAGCACCACGAAGAATCCCGTGCAGGCCTCCCCCTCGGTGAACAGCAGTTGGCCGGATTCCAGCCTGCGAAGCTGCATCAGCTCGCCCACGACCGCTAGCTGGCTTGAATTCATGGAGAGGAACAATCCGGTCTTGGACCAGAGTCCCTGGTAGGCGGCGGCTTTCATCTCCCGATGGTAGGGCGAAGCCGGGAAATGAGAATGAAAGTTCTGGCTCTCCACCCGGACTTCCAAGTACCGTTAGCAATCGCGATTCCCATACACAGCAAGGATATTTGACGATGGCCGCACCGCTTCTGCCAGTCACGCTGACCTGCAATACCGATCTGCGCTTCATCGACCTGATCCAGGTTGTGGGAAGCGAACTGTTGAAGCACATGAACTTCTCCCAGGAAGATGGTGAGCGGCTCTGGCTCGCCATCCAGGAAGGCATCGCCAATGCCATGCGGCACGGCAACAAGCTGGACAAGCAGAAACCCGTGAAGGTGACCTTCACGCCCACCTCTGAAAAACTCGAGATCCGCATCGATGATCTGGGCGCTGGAATCGATCTGAGCACCATCCCCAATCCGAACCTGCCGGAGAATCTCCTGAAGCCCAGCGGCCGCGGCGTCTATTTCATGCGGGCCGTCATGGACAAGGTGGAACTGGAGCATCGTGCGGATGGCAGCACTCTGGTGCTCGTGAAGTACCGCAAAGGGCACGAAGAAGCCAGCGCCTGATCCACATCCATGGTTCAACTGGTCATCTGAACTGCCAAACTAGGTAGATGACTGAAGACCGCCTTTACCTGATCGATACCTTCGCGCTCATCCTCTCGGTATCCGCTGCGCGGATACGCGAGACCTCGCCGCGGATCGTAGTGGTGATGCATGGCTGAGGACCGCCTATATCTGATCGACACTTTCGCGCTCATCTTTCGGGCCTATTACGCCAACATGCGCATGAAGAATGGCGCGGCGCACACCATGGCGCGGATGCTGCTGGCCATGGTGAACCAGCACCAGCCCACCCATCTGGCGGCGGTGTTCGACACGCCGGAGCCCACCTTCCGGCACCAGATCTACCCGGACTACAAGGCCAACCGGGCCGAGATGCCCGAGGATCTGAAACCCCAGATCCAGCTCATCCGCGAGCTCATCGAGGCCCTCAACATCCCCATTGTGCAGTTGCATGGCTTCGAGGCGGACGACGTGATGGGCACCCTGGCCAGGGAAGCGGCGAAGGAAGGGCTGCCTTCGGTCATCGTCAGCCCCGACAAGGACCTGTTGCAGCTCGTTGATGACGAAGGCAGGATCCAGGTGCTCAACAACCGCGACGGGGAGGTATGGATCGACCGCGCCGGC comes from Holophagaceae bacterium and encodes:
- a CDS encoding cytochrome c biogenesis protein ResB is translated as MLGWIIAWMAVQSLLDLKGFSARQQVAAFMAFAAAIYGAAFLVRRDGFYQLLTSVPFAVSQMCCMALAVVLGTVVVQDETPDFYARFYGPSVRKLIAWTHSADLYHSLWFYALLSLLALSMLAVAWKRRPYPAHRIGFLLVHVSTTVILLGALWGRFSHVRAFNELRAGEPTNTFYKMKHMRPDPGKPYPLPGFRLQLDQFTVEQHAPEFKLYAFVQPDGKGGFEKNPKAYEVKPGVHARLPLSKLRFSVEQSIPNALDAGEFVDNPNAPENPALRVMLGIGEPQPVIGDLFSRREQAARRDEPGGRFAVVYKDRWSADLLERLKPKAPQAEKVLLAYQGMAAQKEAKVGATWDFPAFSLKVEKYYPDFAVEKDKAGAPRATSRSQNPVEPWLELTLRVPGTPARRVLLSARNPRLSDQLNGPNLPKGLRLSYVREGEERQSRFVVFTREDRAIRLVEQGRVVRSAPLQLNKPFIVEQGLSATAVAALDHADYIPAFVPHPDPKEALKFERPVLRVKIWDPGSGRSEEKWLDALGPDGLPRPETFFDRSIGVIYKAKDTEPKDFRSELVVLDAVGRQLAKKTVSVNDPLIFRGHWFYQSNYNPEDPSVSGIMVVHEPGLWLVYAGFLCLITGLVWMFYLKPVLKKKEA
- a CDS encoding ATP-binding protein, which translates into the protein MAAPLLPVTLTCNTDLRFIDLIQVVGSELLKHMNFSQEDGERLWLAIQEGIANAMRHGNKLDKQKPVKVTFTPTSEKLEIRIDDLGAGIDLSTIPNPNLPENLLKPSGRGVYFMRAVMDKVELEHRADGSTLVLVKYRKGHEEASA
- a CDS encoding Crp/Fnr family transcriptional regulator encodes the protein MKAAAYQGLWSKTGLFLSMNSSQLAVVGELMQLRRLESGQLLFTEGEACTGFFVVLEGQIRLFRTGQRAGGETTLSVVRSGFSFAEAAMFSGGIFPATAEALEATLLAYFPKDPFLALLREDPDLSLKVMEGLAAWHHRLTFQVQQLSGQDAAGRLRRWIEDAAKHAPDGAFHLKVPKKILAAQLGMAPETLSRLLKQLRGQGVIEVAGDRIRLL
- the ispH gene encoding 4-hydroxy-3-methylbut-2-enyl diphosphate reductase, whose protein sequence is MKVIVAKTAGFCWGVKRAMDAVLEASNSGQKNVQTLGPIIHNPQALELIGKRGVAVAESPDQVDRGTVVIRAHGIPIQDLRGLKDRQKAGEIKIVNATCPEVAKVHNKIKKWSPKGYFTVILGSHGHAESIAHRSFAEHGSKIVANLGQAMELSPEELKKVLVVAQTTFTVKDYLEITEYIRERSGDCILENTICEDTWMRQDEAKTLAQAVDYVIVVGGKASSNTKHLAELAAHYGKPVQYVETASELDLTQFKGNETVGVLAGASTPTWLVDEVVDTLEQLGDAPSRFTRFMFVAFGTPLMMAIGAALMTLGVHVWMGLGLSWRYPIITGTYLLAMYLLTPFLDPMGLGTKGPGRARFLERNRRTLIATALASLLVALATAASIGIRPLLVVFGASLLGLMYKVELPFGGKRWSLRSIPGSKDVLVAMALGVVAIALPVWQKGHSFWPWTWDAKALVALGLVTVLVYARTVIYDIRDMQNDQVLGRGDPAHPAGQAQGQDGAHPSAGHRPEWIPLVHLRQPQPRASPGHRGDPRRVRRLSAALSLVLPRALLHRKTPFRDARGAELLPSGAAGPDLGRL